A genomic region of Prosthecobacter sp. contains the following coding sequences:
- a CDS encoding DUF4838 domain-containing protein gives MKILAPFLLAVQVVAADVTLVENNRTEHVIYHAVDAPETAKLAAKELQRVIQRATGSELSITNDAAAAPAIRIVSSSHLPHDGFEIRCEGKNIIIAGNDDLTATKLDAWFVPGHGTLYGAQDYLERFVGVRWLFPGELGEDVPHLDVLRVALPEPVRGAPDFAVRSLAYVGESDKGTPQQPKSVVLDWMKRQRLTNALHSFVTGYGHSWDDYLTPADMEAHPEWKSSNGEAVRNGKVKFFCTTAPGLVETFTKRVIEILDRYPTREMASISPTDGGGFCQCERCAKLITTDPHGKPNHVLAILTFYQQVAGIIQRERPGRRLGGFVYYNYQYPPPEAPTLPDNLSLCWAPLNYYGYGLLKPLYRAEFTATMDRWSKITPHLFYHNYSTWMRSFHGAPLPVSLDILQRELPAAAKHHAWGARMVGSAAWGVNAPINYIIAKQMWNAQLDVSATLDEWLQRAYGPGWQHMRTLYDELDAKMLAHKEAQSPVYKGSQYEVNEDVMKSIYAPLFPALEQHYQQTLAQCATDTQRQRLAMFGHNLTQLHFALRKAKLIPDDAKSIFHRDDTAFAKFLKDMESTFSLYRDDHGIDHGPIWKGEWSAP, from the coding sequence ATGAAGATCCTCGCGCCATTCCTGCTCGCCGTTCAAGTGGTCGCTGCTGATGTGACGCTGGTGGAGAACAACCGCACCGAGCATGTCATTTACCATGCCGTCGATGCTCCAGAAACCGCCAAACTCGCCGCGAAGGAGCTGCAGCGTGTCATTCAGCGGGCCACCGGAAGCGAATTGAGCATCACCAACGATGCGGCCGCCGCCCCGGCGATCCGCATCGTCTCCAGCAGCCATCTGCCGCACGACGGCTTCGAGATTCGATGCGAAGGCAAGAACATCATCATCGCTGGCAATGATGATCTGACTGCGACGAAGCTCGATGCGTGGTTTGTGCCGGGTCACGGCACGCTCTACGGGGCGCAGGATTATTTGGAGCGTTTCGTCGGCGTACGCTGGCTGTTTCCGGGTGAACTCGGCGAGGACGTGCCGCATCTTGACGTCCTGCGAGTAGCATTGCCGGAGCCGGTTCGTGGTGCGCCAGATTTTGCGGTGCGGTCACTGGCGTATGTGGGCGAAAGCGACAAAGGCACGCCGCAGCAGCCGAAGTCCGTCGTGCTCGACTGGATGAAGCGCCAGCGGCTCACCAATGCACTGCATTCTTTCGTCACCGGCTACGGCCATTCGTGGGACGATTACCTCACGCCCGCCGACATGGAGGCGCACCCCGAATGGAAGTCTTCGAACGGCGAAGCGGTGCGCAACGGCAAGGTGAAATTCTTCTGCACCACGGCACCGGGCTTGGTCGAAACCTTCACCAAACGCGTGATCGAGATACTGGATCGTTATCCGACCCGTGAAATGGCCTCCATCTCGCCCACGGACGGCGGCGGCTTCTGCCAATGCGAACGCTGCGCGAAACTCATCACCACCGATCCGCACGGCAAACCAAATCACGTGCTGGCAATCCTCACGTTTTACCAGCAGGTCGCCGGGATCATCCAGCGCGAGCGGCCTGGGCGTCGGCTCGGCGGCTTCGTCTATTACAACTATCAATATCCGCCACCTGAAGCGCCCACGCTTCCGGACAATCTCTCGCTCTGCTGGGCACCGCTGAACTACTATGGCTATGGCCTGCTCAAGCCGCTGTATCGCGCCGAATTCACCGCCACGATGGACCGCTGGAGCAAGATCACGCCGCATCTGTTCTACCACAACTACTCCACCTGGATGCGCAGCTTCCACGGCGCACCGCTGCCCGTGTCGCTCGACATCTTGCAGCGCGAGCTGCCCGCCGCCGCGAAGCATCATGCCTGGGGCGCGCGCATGGTCGGCAGTGCCGCGTGGGGCGTGAATGCGCCGATCAATTACATCATCGCCAAACAAATGTGGAACGCGCAACTCGATGTTAGCGCCACGCTCGATGAGTGGCTCCAACGCGCCTACGGTCCCGGCTGGCAGCACATGCGCACGCTCTACGACGAGCTGGATGCGAAGATGCTCGCACACAAAGAAGCACAGTCGCCCGTCTATAAAGGCAGTCAGTATGAAGTGAACGAGGACGTGATGAAAAGCATCTATGCGCCGCTCTTTCCCGCGCTGGAACAGCACTATCAGCAGACGCTCGCTCAATGCGCGACCGACACGCAACGCCAGCGCCTCGCCATGTTCGGCCACAACCTCACCCAGCTCCATTTTGCCCTGCGCAAAGCCAAGCTGATCCCCGATGACGCAAAATCCATCTTCCACCGCGATGACACCGCCTTCGCAAAGTTCCTCAAGGACATGGAATCCACCTTCAGTCTATACCGTGACGACCATGGCATCGACCACGGCCCGATTTGGAAAGGTGAGTGGAGTGCGCCGTGA
- a CDS encoding PSD1 and planctomycete cytochrome C domain-containing protein, producing the protein MPIRLPFLALLVLLSGVCIAAPAYTKVEFNRDIRPILAAKCYACHGPDEDKREADLRLDVRAEAVKEAIKPGKPDDSEFWHRITTADPDDVMPPPSSPKQLTKTERDLFRRWIAEGAEYQNHWAFEPIRRPTVPPSKRRNPIDAFIEHELAKHDLKPAAEADSATLIRRVYLDLTGLPPTLEEVASFIRRPSSFEPVVDRLLASPNFGERWARHWLDMARYADSNGFLGDGLRPNAYRYRDWVIDAINRDLPFDQFTIEQIAGDLLPNPTREQIAATGFHRNAALNTEAGLDKEEARFQNLADRVNTTGRVWMGLTVGCAQCHTHKYDPITIRDYYSFYAFFDNTEDRDEPTSKAPALAEVIKDRRQTYVHMAGDYTRRGPDVVPASLSSLPPMNKPTQPEPNRLDLAKWLVSPNHPLTSRVAVNQIWSKLFGTGLVRTPDDFGTSGESPSHPELLDWLASEFMREGWSRKQLIKTIVMSDTYRQSSAHRDDIVVLDPLNRLLSRQNRVRLDAEILRDSALAVSGLLKRSIGGPSFRPPLPEDVFDVGRSSNWQASPGDEIYRRSLYIITLRSVLYPTLTTFDAPDAADSCVRRERSNTPLQALTMMNDGVFVEAAQSLALRIVREDASETSKRLQKLFQLVLNRAPRAEEILRLKSFHAEQKAHVQNGGAEALEALGIIKKAVSPAEAIEAATLVATARVLMNLDEFINRE; encoded by the coding sequence GTGCCCATCCGACTGCCATTCTTAGCCCTGCTCGTCCTCCTTTCTGGAGTCTGCATCGCCGCGCCTGCGTACACCAAGGTCGAATTCAATCGCGACATCCGCCCGATCCTCGCTGCCAAATGCTACGCGTGCCACGGTCCCGACGAAGACAAGCGCGAGGCCGATTTGCGGCTCGATGTGCGGGCTGAGGCGGTCAAAGAAGCCATCAAGCCCGGCAAACCGGATGACAGCGAGTTCTGGCATCGCATCACGACCGCTGATCCTGATGATGTGATGCCGCCGCCATCCTCGCCGAAGCAGCTCACGAAAACCGAGCGCGATCTGTTTCGTCGCTGGATTGCTGAAGGGGCCGAATATCAGAATCACTGGGCCTTTGAGCCGATCAGGCGTCCCACGGTGCCGCCATCGAAACGCAGGAACCCCATCGACGCATTCATTGAGCACGAACTTGCCAAACACGATCTCAAGCCGGCCGCTGAAGCCGACTCGGCCACGCTGATCCGCCGTGTTTATCTCGATCTCACCGGCCTGCCACCGACTCTAGAGGAGGTTGCGTCCTTCATTCGTCGGCCATCTTCGTTTGAGCCGGTCGTGGACCGACTCCTCGCCTCTCCCAACTTTGGCGAGCGCTGGGCACGTCACTGGCTGGACATGGCACGCTACGCCGACAGCAATGGTTTCCTCGGCGACGGCCTGCGCCCGAATGCTTACCGTTATCGCGATTGGGTGATCGACGCCATCAACCGCGACCTGCCGTTCGATCAGTTCACCATCGAGCAAATCGCGGGTGATTTACTGCCCAATCCCACACGCGAGCAAATCGCCGCCACCGGCTTTCATCGCAATGCCGCGCTCAACACGGAAGCGGGTCTCGACAAAGAAGAAGCGCGTTTCCAAAATCTCGCCGATCGCGTGAACACCACAGGCCGCGTTTGGATGGGCCTCACCGTCGGTTGTGCGCAGTGCCACACGCACAAATACGATCCGATCACCATCCGCGATTACTACAGCTTCTACGCCTTCTTCGACAACACCGAGGATCGTGACGAGCCGACGTCAAAAGCACCCGCCCTTGCTGAAGTGATCAAGGATCGTCGGCAAACATACGTCCACATGGCCGGGGATTACACCCGGCGTGGCCCTGATGTCGTGCCTGCGAGCCTCTCGTCTCTGCCACCGATGAACAAGCCCACGCAGCCCGAGCCGAACCGCCTCGATCTCGCGAAATGGCTCGTGTCGCCCAATCATCCGCTCACCAGCCGCGTCGCGGTGAATCAAATCTGGAGCAAGCTCTTTGGCACCGGCCTCGTGCGCACGCCTGATGATTTCGGCACCAGCGGTGAGTCGCCCTCGCATCCTGAATTGCTCGACTGGCTCGCCTCCGAGTTCATGCGCGAGGGTTGGAGCCGCAAGCAGCTTATCAAGACCATCGTGATGAGCGACACCTACCGCCAGTCCTCCGCGCATCGCGATGACATCGTCGTGCTTGACCCGCTGAACCGACTGCTTTCGCGTCAAAACCGCGTACGTCTCGATGCTGAAATCCTGCGTGACTCTGCACTCGCTGTCAGCGGCTTGCTCAAGCGCAGCATTGGCGGCCCGAGCTTTCGCCCGCCGTTGCCGGAGGATGTGTTCGATGTCGGTCGCTCCTCAAACTGGCAGGCCAGTCCCGGTGACGAAATCTACCGCCGCAGCCTCTACATCATCACGCTGCGCAGCGTGCTCTATCCCACGCTCACCACCTTCGACGCACCGGATGCCGCCGACTCCTGCGTGCGCCGCGAACGTTCGAATACTCCGCTGCAAGCCCTCACGATGATGAATGACGGTGTTTTCGTCGAAGCGGCGCAATCGCTGGCTCTTCGCATCGTGCGAGAAGACGCGTCAGAAACATCAAAACGCCTCCAGAAACTCTTCCAGCTTGTTTTGAACCGCGCACCACGTGCGGAAGAGATTTTGCGTCTGAAATCATTCCACGCGGAGCAAAAGGCCCACGTGCAAAATGGCGGTGCAGAAGCTCTGGAAGCCCTCGGCATCATCAAAAAGGCTGTTTCGCCAGCCGAAGCCATCGAAGCAGCTACACTCGTCGCCACCGCACGCGTGCTCATGAACCTGGATGAGTTTATCAACCGCGAATAG
- a CDS encoding DUF1501 domain-containing protein, which translates to MLTLFSKQSANRYCDGLSRRSFLRIGGLGLGGLSFPELLRAESEQALGKSQKALILVYLPGGPPHQDMYDIKVNAPSEVRGPFKAIGTNVPGIQISEHLSRMAKMADKFSFIRSVVGAKDRHESFQCVTGRLSNNAPPGGWPEIGSVVSKLKGGAPTVPGYVNLSQQMKHTPYNQGRPSFLGVAHAPFMPLERGKEDMSLNGVTLERLGDRRGLLSAFDSFRRETDASGTMAGIDVFRQQAYGILTSSRLVDALDLSKESPKLRERYGKGTEKIQGDAAPRLNEQFLLARRLVEAGVRVVTLSYSFWDWHGQNFKNAQENLPDFDQAITALVQDLHERGMDKDVTVLAWGEFGRTPRVNDKGGRDHWPNVSCALLAGGGMRNGQFIGATDRLGGEASDRPVHFQEIFATLYNNLGINPHTSTVSDFSGRPHYLVDNEFQSIKELA; encoded by the coding sequence ATGCTCACCCTTTTCTCCAAACAGTCCGCCAACCGCTACTGCGACGGCCTTTCGCGTCGTTCGTTTCTGCGCATCGGCGGCCTTGGGCTCGGCGGCTTGAGTTTTCCCGAGTTGCTGCGTGCGGAGTCGGAACAGGCCCTCGGCAAATCGCAGAAGGCGCTCATCCTGGTTTACCTGCCGGGCGGGCCGCCGCACCAGGACATGTATGACATCAAGGTGAACGCGCCTTCGGAGGTGCGCGGGCCGTTCAAGGCCATCGGCACGAATGTGCCGGGCATCCAGATCAGCGAGCACCTGTCGCGCATGGCGAAGATGGCGGACAAGTTCAGCTTCATCCGCAGCGTCGTGGGCGCGAAGGATCGGCATGAGAGCTTTCAATGCGTGACGGGCCGTCTCAGCAACAACGCGCCTCCGGGCGGCTGGCCGGAGATCGGCAGCGTGGTGTCGAAGCTCAAAGGCGGAGCGCCCACGGTGCCCGGTTATGTGAATCTCTCGCAGCAGATGAAGCACACGCCCTACAATCAAGGACGGCCGAGTTTCCTTGGCGTGGCGCATGCGCCTTTCATGCCCTTGGAGCGCGGGAAAGAGGACATGTCGCTCAATGGTGTGACGCTGGAGCGGCTGGGCGATCGTCGTGGACTGCTCTCTGCCTTCGACAGCTTCCGCCGCGAGACCGATGCCTCGGGCACGATGGCGGGCATCGATGTCTTCCGGCAGCAGGCCTACGGCATTCTCACCTCCTCGCGTCTCGTCGATGCGCTCGACCTTTCCAAGGAGTCGCCCAAGCTCCGCGAGCGCTATGGCAAAGGAACGGAGAAGATCCAAGGGGATGCCGCGCCGCGACTGAATGAGCAGTTTTTGCTCGCACGCCGACTCGTCGAGGCCGGTGTGCGCGTGGTGACGCTCAGCTACAGCTTTTGGGACTGGCACGGGCAGAACTTCAAGAACGCGCAGGAAAACTTACCTGACTTTGATCAGGCGATCACCGCGCTCGTGCAGGACTTGCATGAACGTGGCATGGACAAGGATGTGACCGTGCTCGCCTGGGGCGAATTTGGCCGCACGCCACGCGTGAATGACAAAGGTGGACGCGATCACTGGCCGAACGTCTCCTGTGCGTTGCTCGCCGGTGGCGGCATGCGAAATGGACAATTCATCGGTGCCACCGACCGCCTCGGCGGGGAAGCATCGGATCGCCCCGTGCACTTCCAGGAGATATTCGCCACGCTTTATAACAACCTCGGCATCAATCCGCATACCAGCACGGTGTCCGACTTCTCCGGTCGCCCGCACTATCTTGTCGATAACGAATTCCAGTCGATCAAGGAGCTGGCGTAG